The DNA region gaaaaatctatttaaataataacataaataaaattattataattgttctTTTACGTAAATATCCTTAACAATTTTGTATTCTTactcattaatttttataataataatattaataaaaaaattgtaataataataataaaaatattaataataaaaaaatataaataaaactgatGTCAAACAtgcattatttttaatttgctttatattaataagttgtataatatatatatatatatataattttttataaccatttaataaataaataaataaaaaagttaacaaaataaagaaacaaaaatttcataaattaaaaaaaaaaaactatcaatGATATAAGTGACCATCTTCATCTAACTTTAgcattattgtaaaaatataataaactttttatttgaaaaagtaacctttaaaaataataaatatatatcctgaagaatatttgatatttgtttacGTCTTTGtataatatttcttataatagGTCCTTTAAAGACTTGACAATGACtgcattcttttttattttctttctttattttttatatcgtTTATCAAATTGTCGGTGTTGTCCAACTTAacttaatttaagattttactTTTCACCACTTATTCTTATCAACAACATGCAtgcattatttttaatattatactatttctctaacatttttatgttcaattttaaaagattcaaattattgattttaagtCAATCTAATCATACTACTTaacaattaatacaaatatctcaatctttattttctttatatatatatatatatatatatatatatatatttatatatatatatttgttttacaccttaaaatatattaggtcaaaataattttatagaacttataattttctattagaatagttttttattacttttttttatcttatatattttaatgggTGTATTATAATTGTAGTCTTATAAGTTATCGTATTATAATCAACTATGGACCACAATTATGCGGTGTCATgctattttttctttaattaaaataaaattatcatattataatcaactatataaaattatatttttttcttaaagatATTGTCTGGTTAACTATATATAACTTGTCAccaatccatatatatatatatatatatatatatatatatatatatataaaataacatgttaacaaaaaattataattctttaaaatattctattttatcaaaaaattataattctttaaaatattctattttatcaacataaattgatttgaaaatcttcaTTCAAGATTGAAGAATTAAAGATTTATTCAAATTCTCAACTTTATATTGTAAATATTGTTGATCTTGAGTTAagtttaaattctcaaaatattcaaaattaccGCTTAAAACTTCTTGATGAGATTTCATTTTCATCGTCAAAATTCAAAAGGATCAAAATGTTTGAcactatttttgttttcttcttttagggaaaatattttcataaaatattacattttaaaataacaatttcatTTGTATcaatttagtaaaataaatgtCCTATACTatcaaacttaaatttatttgaaaagtatAGATAGTATAAAAAAGAACATTAAAAAACTACAACCcattatctaaattttaaaaattattaatgtccTTAAACTTATTAGGAATTATTTTGATGCTTTAttggtttttctttttcttttatgttattatttatttgtattttaataaggATTGTGTCAAGTGTTATCATATAACTTGTATTTAGCACAAATAAGTGTTTATTTTACCTCTATTTGTGATAGAATAACAAAATTCAAACTTCTCAAAAGATATATGGATTagctattttatattttattttatttgatattaaatattacatttatttagTGGTTGCAAAAGAAGGTAACTTTATTTAGTGGAtgcaaacaaaaaatatatttaaagaagTGGGGTGGGTAGGGGTGAGCAATGAATAGTGGAGAAAGGGGACAAGATCTTATCATAAATCTATTCACATATTTAATAACATCACCTACCAATAaacttcaattattattttcatatctaATATCAATTAATTCTctccttaatattttatttatactattacttgatattattttattttaattttataattaaaaagcAAACCACCTCTCTTAAACGCCTATCCTTCATTTGAAGGTCAAGTTCATGGACCCTCCCATCATTTTTTTTGGGCTGTTCTCCATACAAGTACCtactcatattatttttatttatttttaaatattatttaaaacagtACCAACCGACGATTAATCGGTTATTTGTTTTAtccattttaatatatttaatgatttgGATTGAATTATGTAAAGTTTTTATACTGAGATTAGACAGCTTATAATATTTAcattgtaatttgattaaattgatACCATATTATGAGattattaatccaattaaaTTAGGTTTCTTCATTTCAGTGGCTAATTTAGTCATGTGTTTGTATTACTTTTTAGCtctcaatttaaatataatggaaataatttattatttgtgagGTTTTATCCCAATTGATGGATACAAGTTCAAATGAAACTTATGGATATTCATAATTCATAGGTTCAATAGAAATATGGTATCCTCTGTCACAAATTCAGGGAATGTTTGTTTAATTCcttttttattagaataaaaaaataaaataaataagtttcaaATGATTAAagttttgtaaaaaatattaggaTAGGTTTGGATGAGTGTATTTGAAAATAGATCGAAATTCTAATTTCACGAGAATTCACATTGAATACAATCCaactattatttttctttagaaaattatatattataattcaatcacaatttatattacaaaaaataatataataaaaaaaaatttaatatatattatctatttattaaaatattgatttgacacAACCAATTatcaaaagatttttttttaaatttataagtttaacatgttaactttataaattcaaacaaaaaatatcgACTTGACATCGTAACCTATTAGgttcaaaaaacaaaatatcgaaTCAAAtggttaactttttaaattaatatatatatatatatatatatatatatatatatatatatatatatatatatatatataaagttcaaaatattaacgcttactcaaataaaaatttacatatACAGTTATATCTCCAACACTAACTAAATtcgatattttaatataataaatttaaaaaataaattatcaattcaaAACTTTATTCgtgtttcaaattataaaaaaataagttattttgttttaaaaaacataaaaaataataataataatttaaaattacaatttcaaactaaaaaaataaaattgagaaatataaattataattaattgaatttgattACGGAATCACCCTTAAAGTTGTCGGATtctatttttactaaaaaaaaaatacctttaattttataactctCATTTATCCTTcatttaagttaatataataaCAAGAAATTGATACTGTGCTAACTTAATTCAtaaagtaaattatttatttaaaaaaaaacaaaaatataaaactcaGAAGAAAATGATGTGTTTTTATGagaaatataatgttatttgttttattcaatCTCCAAacatataattacaaaataaaaacactCACTTATACTTTATATGCACTATTGTATAAGATTATGCCTCCCTTTAGGCAAtacaaataacaaaatttaaattctatatatattttatattatatatatatatatatattatatatgaactAACGGCCGTTAAGAAGTTGACTAATGGCGGTTTCCTTAGAAGGGCTAGCTGGCAAGCTTCCTTTCCCCATAGCCATAAGACGTTGCACAAATCCTTCTATTCTTTCTCCGTTAGTCTCCGTTAGTAACCGCTTCCCTCCAAACGGCAAAGTCTCCACCCCTTTCTCCGTTAACACTCCGTCCATACCCCGCCGCCCCGCCACCGCCGGCGCCGCCATGGTTCCGTATGCCTGCACATTTATTTTCCATTAACAAGATcgaattcataatattattattgttatttctATGGTGAATCTTTAGTTACCTGGATTCTTAGATAATCGGAGCGATTGAAACAGAAGGCGTTTCCGATCAGCTGATCGACGGTGTCGGAGACACCGTCACAGGCGATTTCAACGACGGTGGACGTGGAGCAATGGCTTGTATGACGGAGATTTGGATTAATAGGAGAGATCATTGTAGGTCCGTTACCTAGAGATAGGACTAACAGATCTTCAACGCCGGTAACTAAAGGAAAGTCACGTTTATTGTGCAGAACGTGCGTAACCGCTGCAGAAGTAGGATTGTTCATCACTAAACCTCCATCGATTGCGATGCAAGAGGTTTTTTCATCGACGGAAGTCAGTGGAAACGGTTTGAACATCGATGGAGTACCTGATGTTGCACGGCAAACTTTCCATAGATCGAAATCATAGCTTGCGGATTCTGAAGCGTCGGCTTTGGAGAAGACGAACGGTGCAGAGCTATTCAAATCGAAGCAAGGAATTAAGAGAGGTTTACATGTATCCTTCAGTGTTA from Impatiens glandulifera chromosome 5, dImpGla2.1, whole genome shotgun sequence includes:
- the LOC124937826 gene encoding probable inactive patatin-like protein 9, with translation MELANMTLEIFSKLEQKWLYNGENNKKTRILSIDGGSTDGIVAGSSLIHLEQQIRAKTGDPNSHIADFFDIIAGTGIGGIFATMLAADDGNGRPLYTAKDALDFVTDRQSDLFNPTNVGVFRRRRRYSGRSMDKVLKEALRREDGKLLTLKDTCKPLLIPCFDLNSSAPFVFSKADASESASYDFDLWKVCRATSGTPSMFKPFPLTSVDEKTSCIAIDGGLVMNNPTSAAVTHVLHNKRDFPLVTGVEDLLVLSLGNGPTMISPINPNLRHTSHCSTSTVVEIACDGVSDTVDQLIGNAFCFNRSDYLRIQAYGTMAAPAVAGRRGMDGVLTEKGVETLPFGGKRLLTETNGERIEGFVQRLMAMGKGSLPASPSKETAISQLLNGR